The Thermococcus sp. genome has a window encoding:
- the lrpA gene encoding HTH-type transcriptional regulator LrpA, which translates to MLDERDRIILDMLTKDARTPFTEIAKVLGISETAVRKRVKALEEAGVIKQYTIVVDPAKLGYNLVSITGIDTKPEKIFEVASKLKEFDFVRHVYLTSGDHMIMAEVWAKDGEDLSDIISNKIGRIDGVLKVCPAIILERMK; encoded by the coding sequence ATGCTTGATGAAAGGGATAGGATTATACTTGACATGCTCACCAAGGACGCTAGAACGCCCTTTACGGAGATAGCCAAAGTCCTCGGTATCAGCGAGACTGCAGTGAGGAAACGAGTTAAGGCCCTGGAAGAGGCAGGGGTAATAAAGCAGTACACGATAGTCGTTGACCCGGCAAAGCTCGGCTACAACCTCGTGAGCATTACCGGAATAGACACCAAACCGGAGAAGATTTTTGAGGTGGCAAGCAAGCTTAAGGAGTTTGACTTCGTGAGGCACGTCTACCTCACGAGCGGTGACCACATGATAATGGCCGAGGTCTGGGCAAAGGACGGCGAGGACCTCTCGGACATAATCTCAAACAAAATCGGAAGGATTGACGGCGTCCTCAAGGTATGCCCGGCGATTATTCTTGAGAGAATGAAGTGA
- a CDS encoding aldolase: MTRIAKRQLVRYSRKAHERGLTAAFGGNLSVRVGNLVFIKATGVVMDEMTEEQVAVIDLKGNQLSGVKPSSEYRLHLAVYKARPEVKAIAHLHPPYSIVASALLEGELPIITPEAELYLGRIPIAPFRPAGTEELAEVTAEALRNADAVLMARHGIVTIGKSLREAFYKAELVEESAKLWYLSRK; the protein is encoded by the coding sequence ATGACCAGGATAGCCAAGCGTCAGCTCGTTCGATACTCAAGAAAGGCCCACGAGAGGGGTTTAACGGCCGCATTCGGCGGAAACCTGAGCGTTAGAGTCGGGAACCTCGTGTTTATCAAGGCAACTGGAGTTGTTATGGACGAGATGACCGAGGAGCAGGTTGCCGTTATAGACCTGAAGGGGAACCAGCTCTCAGGAGTTAAACCCTCCTCCGAATACAGGCTTCATCTGGCAGTGTATAAAGCGAGGCCCGAGGTAAAAGCGATAGCCCACCTCCATCCACCCTATTCAATTGTTGCATCAGCCCTCCTTGAAGGCGAACTTCCAATCATAACCCCGGAGGCGGAACTCTACCTCGGCAGAATCCCGATAGCTCCCTTCCGACCCGCGGGAACGGAGGAGCTGGCAGAAGTTACGGCGGAAGCTTTGAGAAACGCAGATGCCGTTTTGATGGCCAGGCACGGCATAGTAACCATTGGAAAAAGCTTAAGGGAAGCGTTTTACAAGGCGGAACTCGTCGAGGAGAGTGCAAAACTCTGGTATTTAAGCAGGAAATGA
- a CDS encoding UPF0147 family protein, which yields MSELIQQIVQVLKEQVVQDTVVPRNIRRAAEQAIEVLLDESKEPAVRAADAIAILEEISEDPNMPMHTRTIIWEVLGALEQVK from the coding sequence ATGAGCGAGCTCATCCAGCAGATTGTGCAGGTTCTCAAGGAGCAGGTTGTTCAGGATACCGTCGTTCCGAGGAACATTAGGAGAGCGGCTGAGCAGGCGATAGAGGTTCTCCTCGATGAGAGCAAGGAGCCGGCCGTTAGGGCGGCCGATGCGATAGCAATCCTCGAGGAGATTAGCGAGGACCCGAACATGCCCATGCACACGAGGACGATCATCTGGGAAGTCCTTGGCGCTTTGGAGCAGGTTAAGTGA